One part of the Actinotignum schaalii genome encodes these proteins:
- a CDS encoding D-serine ammonia-lyase, with amino-acid sequence MTTIAGKTLEQWVEDYPLIQDLVDLKVADWFNPEVLPAAEGLAKVGLTVADVDDAAARLKRWAPYLSQVFPAARPTAGILESPLVAVPTMQAKLAERTGVQIPGQLWAKLDSHLPISGSIKARGGVYEVLKHAEELALEAGLITLEDDYRKLDTEEARKFFSQYKVAVGSTGNLGLSIGIMSAQLGFQASVHMSADARQWKKDKLRSHGVNVVEYESDYSVAVAQGRKEAESDPTAYFVDDENSPSLFLGYAVAARRLQGQFQSLDVAVDADHPLIAYLPCGVGGGPGGVAFGLKTVFGDNVHCIFAEPTHSPSMFLGVMTGKHDEIAVQDFGIDNLTAADGLACGRPSAFVGSRMQYLIDGYYTVEDQTMYENVALLAQTEDLRIEPSSSTSFEGPFHVLAASEYLERAGLTPEKLAGATHLTWITGGNMVPEKEMDSYIAKGEETL; translated from the coding sequence ATGACAACTATCGCTGGAAAAACGCTCGAACAGTGGGTGGAGGACTACCCGCTTATTCAGGACCTCGTGGACCTCAAGGTCGCGGATTGGTTCAATCCGGAGGTGCTTCCCGCCGCGGAGGGCCTGGCAAAGGTCGGCCTGACCGTAGCTGATGTGGACGACGCCGCAGCTCGGCTCAAGCGCTGGGCTCCCTACCTTAGCCAAGTTTTCCCGGCCGCCCGCCCCACGGCTGGCATTCTGGAATCCCCGCTAGTCGCGGTTCCGACCATGCAAGCTAAGCTCGCCGAACGCACGGGCGTGCAGATCCCGGGCCAGCTGTGGGCGAAGCTCGATTCCCACCTGCCGATTTCCGGATCGATCAAGGCCCGCGGCGGGGTCTACGAAGTGCTTAAGCACGCCGAAGAACTCGCGCTGGAAGCCGGCCTCATCACCCTCGAGGATGACTATCGCAAGCTCGATACTGAAGAAGCCCGGAAGTTCTTCTCCCAGTACAAGGTGGCGGTGGGCTCCACCGGGAATTTGGGGCTGTCCATCGGCATTATGTCCGCCCAGCTTGGTTTCCAGGCATCGGTGCATATGTCCGCCGATGCGCGCCAGTGGAAGAAGGATAAGCTCCGCTCCCACGGCGTCAACGTGGTGGAATACGAATCGGATTACTCGGTGGCGGTGGCTCAGGGCCGCAAGGAAGCCGAATCGGATCCCACTGCTTACTTCGTGGACGATGAGAATTCGCCTTCGCTCTTCCTCGGCTACGCGGTGGCCGCGCGCCGCCTGCAAGGACAGTTCCAGTCTCTCGATGTCGCGGTGGATGCCGATCATCCGCTGATCGCCTACCTGCCCTGCGGCGTGGGTGGCGGCCCGGGTGGCGTGGCCTTCGGCCTCAAGACCGTGTTCGGTGACAACGTCCACTGCATCTTCGCCGAGCCGACTCATTCGCCCTCCATGTTCCTCGGGGTGATGACCGGCAAGCACGACGAGATCGCGGTGCAAGATTTCGGCATCGATAACCTCACCGCCGCGGACGGCCTGGCCTGCGGGCGCCCCTCCGCTTTCGTGGGTTCGCGCATGCAGTACCTCATCGACGGCTACTACACCGTTGAGGACCAGACCATGTACGAAAACGTGGCGCTCCTGGCACAGACTGAGGACCTGCGCATTGAGCCTTCCTCCTCCACTTCCTTCGAAGGGCCCTTCCACGTGCTCGCCGCCAGCGAGTACCTGGAGCGGGCGGGCCTGACCCCAGAGAAACTCGCGGGTGCCACTCACCTCACGTGGATCACCGGCGGCAATATGGTTCCCGAAAAGGAGATGGATTCCTACATCGCCAAGGGTGAAGAGACCCTGTAA
- a CDS encoding GntT/GntP/DsdX family permease, with translation MMTLGTGGLIAVLIAAIVLVVVLIVGLKLHGSIALTIAAITVALVTGVKPAEVGDVLEKGVGGTLGFLVLIIGFGAILGKMLEVSGGAERLAKGMLRVFGEKRAPIVMSFLGLIAGIPVFVEVGFVLLVPLVFVVAKEVGCSKIRVGVPLAISLMVVHCILPPHPAATAIASVLGADVGMVIMLGLVVGVPAALIGGPLYTGIGLRQLERAHVTAGAGQVSGVVAEGKPGPESNGTSGDAPAAGETVLKNDDADRSLPGFGITLLTILLPLIIMVCRTVADQTLPEENGLRQFVDLVGNPILALLISVIFAYFSLGISRGKSLSDLSSVTDSSFSPIGGVLLIIGAGGAFNAVLMASGMDKAIAGAMGSLPVSPLILAWLIAIVLHFAVGSATVAMISAAGIVLPMLQASPDLSPALMAIAVGAGAIGLTHVTDSLFWLYKEYMGISVGEALKTLTVGTTIASVVALCMTMLLHLVI, from the coding sequence ATGATGACCCTAGGAACCGGAGGGCTGATCGCAGTCCTCATAGCGGCGATTGTGCTCGTTGTTGTGCTCATCGTCGGCTTGAAATTACACGGCTCGATCGCCCTGACCATCGCGGCGATTACCGTCGCGCTGGTCACGGGCGTGAAGCCCGCGGAAGTGGGCGATGTACTCGAAAAGGGCGTTGGTGGAACGCTCGGATTCCTCGTTCTTATTATTGGCTTCGGTGCAATTCTCGGAAAAATGCTGGAAGTATCCGGCGGGGCCGAACGCCTCGCCAAGGGCATGCTTCGCGTTTTCGGTGAGAAACGCGCCCCGATTGTTATGTCATTCCTCGGCTTGATCGCCGGTATCCCGGTCTTCGTGGAAGTTGGCTTCGTGCTCCTGGTACCCCTCGTTTTCGTGGTGGCCAAGGAAGTGGGCTGCTCGAAGATCCGAGTGGGAGTGCCGCTGGCCATCTCCCTTATGGTGGTCCACTGCATCCTGCCCCCGCACCCGGCCGCTACCGCTATTGCGAGCGTCCTTGGTGCAGACGTCGGCATGGTTATTATGTTGGGCCTGGTGGTTGGAGTTCCCGCCGCCCTCATTGGCGGCCCGCTCTACACCGGAATTGGGCTGCGCCAGCTCGAACGTGCACATGTCACCGCGGGCGCCGGCCAGGTAAGCGGCGTCGTCGCCGAAGGAAAACCCGGCCCCGAATCAAACGGAACCTCTGGTGACGCGCCCGCCGCGGGCGAAACTGTTCTTAAGAACGACGACGCAGACCGTTCCCTGCCCGGTTTCGGCATTACCCTGCTCACGATTCTGCTGCCGCTCATTATTATGGTGTGCCGCACCGTTGCGGATCAGACCCTGCCCGAGGAAAACGGCCTGCGCCAATTCGTGGACCTCGTGGGTAACCCGATTCTGGCGCTTCTCATTTCGGTGATTTTCGCGTATTTCTCGCTGGGGATTTCGCGGGGCAAGTCGCTTTCGGACCTGTCCTCGGTGACGGATTCCTCCTTCAGCCCCATCGGCGGGGTGCTCCTCATTATTGGCGCGGGCGGTGCCTTCAACGCGGTGCTTATGGCCTCCGGGATGGACAAGGCTATCGCGGGCGCCATGGGAAGCTTGCCCGTCAGCCCGCTGATCCTCGCCTGGCTTATCGCGATTGTGCTGCACTTCGCGGTGGGCAGCGCCACGGTCGCTATGATTTCCGCGGCCGGGATCGTGCTGCCGATGCTCCAGGCATCCCCGGATCTTAGCCCCGCGCTCATGGCGATTGCGGTGGGCGCCGGCGCCATCGGCCTCACGCACGTGACCGATTCGCTCTTCTGGCTGTACAAGGAATACATGGGCATCTCGGTGGGGGAAGCGCTCAAGACCCTTACCGTGGGCACCACCATCGCCTCGGTGGTGGCGCTGTGCATGACCATGCTGCTTCACCTGGTGATTTAG
- a CDS encoding serine hydrolase domain-containing protein gives MPVDNNTDSRAVSSTDHRPDSHLASDSFSFPHALGVIDGAGRTTFSYGNTREIYPYMSVTKLLVAWATLIAVERGLADFDDPAGPPGSTVVHLLAHASGLPEEEGPVRAGVEEKRIYSNYGFEVLGDYLEKRTGMSIQNWVRRAVIEPLRLSSVAVEASPAYSAVGNLRDLARFAGELLRPRLISRELARYATTVHFDGLPGLLPGYGWQRNNTWGLGMEIRGEKDPHWTGPSFSPRTFGHFGQSGSFLWVEPELGKAGVFLGAQTFGREHRKFWPALTEEMRSL, from the coding sequence ATGCCCGTGGATAACAACACCGATAGCAGAGCCGTTAGCAGCACCGATCATCGTCCGGATAGCCACCTCGCTTCTGATTCTTTTAGCTTCCCGCACGCGCTCGGCGTTATTGACGGCGCCGGGCGCACCACTTTTTCTTATGGGAACACCCGGGAGATCTACCCGTATATGTCGGTCACGAAACTGCTGGTGGCCTGGGCGACTCTCATCGCGGTGGAGCGCGGCCTGGCGGATTTTGACGATCCGGCCGGCCCTCCCGGTTCCACGGTGGTTCATCTGCTCGCGCATGCCTCCGGGCTGCCGGAGGAGGAAGGCCCGGTGCGGGCCGGGGTAGAAGAGAAACGCATTTATTCGAATTACGGTTTTGAGGTGCTCGGTGATTATCTGGAGAAGCGCACCGGGATGTCGATTCAGAATTGGGTGCGCCGGGCGGTGATTGAGCCGCTGCGCCTGAGTTCGGTGGCGGTGGAGGCGAGCCCGGCGTATTCCGCGGTGGGGAATCTGCGCGATCTGGCGCGGTTCGCCGGGGAGCTGCTGCGCCCGCGGCTCATTTCCCGCGAACTGGCGCGCTATGCCACCACCGTACATTTCGATGGCCTGCCCGGCCTGCTGCCCGGCTACGGCTGGCAGCGTAATAACACCTGGGGTTTGGGGATGGAGATTCGCGGGGAAAAGGACCCGCACTGGACAGGCCCCTCATTTTCGCCCCGCACCTTCGGTCACTTCGGGCAATCGGGTTCGTTCCTGTGGGTGGAGCCGGAGCTCGGCAAGGCCGGGGTTTTCCTGGGCGCACAGACTTTCGGGCGGGAGCACCGGAAGTTCTGGCCGGCGCTCACGGAGGAAATGCGCAGCCTCTAG
- a CDS encoding 2,3-butanediol dehydrogenase, with amino-acid sequence MKAARYYGNHDIRIEDIEEQPLEPGTVRVKVAWCGICGTDLHEYLDGPIFCPAEGHPHPISGEEVPVTLGHEMSGVVAEVGEGVTDLAAGDHVVVEPYIIRDSVDTGPESTTYHLSPDMNFIGLGGRGGGLAENIVVKRRWVHKIPNNIPLDQAALIEPLSVAVHGVDRGDVKEGDFALVGGAGPIGVLCCAVLKAKGLKVAVSELSELRRQRAVDAGVVDYAWDPREVDIVEETKKLTGGVGANVAFECTSVDVVLNQLIAALGPRGVLVNMSIWGHQPNIDMHSVVMKELDVRGVIGYVNTHPDTIELVASGKIDLAPFITGKINLEDLVDKGFDTLINRNETAVKILVSPNGEGED; translated from the coding sequence ATGAAAGCAGCGCGTTACTACGGTAACCACGATATTCGCATCGAAGATATCGAGGAGCAGCCGCTAGAACCCGGCACTGTGCGGGTGAAGGTTGCTTGGTGCGGTATCTGCGGTACCGATCTTCACGAATACCTCGACGGTCCCATCTTCTGCCCCGCGGAAGGCCACCCGCATCCGATTTCCGGTGAGGAAGTGCCGGTCACCCTCGGGCACGAAATGTCCGGCGTCGTTGCCGAAGTTGGCGAAGGCGTAACGGACCTCGCGGCCGGCGACCACGTCGTCGTCGAACCGTATATTATCCGCGACAGCGTGGACACCGGTCCCGAATCGACCACGTACCACCTGTCCCCCGATATGAACTTCATCGGTCTGGGCGGCCGCGGCGGCGGCCTGGCCGAAAACATCGTCGTCAAGCGGCGCTGGGTCCACAAGATCCCCAACAATATTCCCCTTGACCAGGCCGCACTCATCGAACCGCTCTCCGTGGCCGTCCACGGCGTGGATCGCGGCGATGTTAAGGAAGGCGATTTTGCCCTCGTGGGCGGGGCCGGCCCCATCGGCGTGCTCTGCTGTGCGGTGCTCAAAGCCAAGGGCCTCAAGGTCGCGGTCTCGGAACTCTCCGAACTGCGCCGCCAGCGCGCCGTTGATGCCGGCGTGGTCGATTACGCTTGGGATCCGCGCGAAGTCGATATCGTGGAAGAAACCAAGAAGCTCACCGGCGGCGTGGGCGCCAATGTTGCCTTCGAATGCACGTCGGTGGATGTGGTACTCAACCAGCTCATCGCGGCGCTCGGGCCGCGCGGCGTGCTCGTCAATATGTCGATCTGGGGCCACCAGCCGAATATTGATATGCACTCCGTGGTCATGAAGGAACTCGATGTGCGCGGCGTTATCGGCTACGTCAACACCCACCCGGACACGATTGAGCTGGTTGCCTCGGGCAAGATCGATCTTGCTCCGTTCATCACCGGCAAGATCAACCTGGAAGACCTCGTTGACAAGGGCTTCGACACCCTCATCAACCGCAACGAAACCGCGGTCAAGATCCTCGTCTCCCCGAACGGCGAAGGCGAAGACTAA
- a CDS encoding LacI family DNA-binding transcriptional regulator, giving the protein MRDVTIQDVARAAKVGLGTASRALSGNGSVSSETRQRVLEAASSLNYRPNRNAASLRSKTTGTVALLVPDIRNPFFTELTYWFETAMRAKGSTVLIGSAGEDHAQENDFLAQIMAQRVDGIVISPQSEDDTVIRQVIEADIPLVLIDRPLKQLSVPVISSRPEPGMTEAVQSLAAHGHTCIGYLGGPQSLPIARDRYAAFLEALNEHGLPGTTHFVEWGSFSRDAGKIGTQALLKRGVTAILAANGQLGTGALEHCASSNQAIGSDLSLIVFDDYEYFRFISPSISVIAQDIEGMGRIAADALVDCIAGKTAPDTYLPTVFIKRDSLCYTPPDVKENRKGDSPH; this is encoded by the coding sequence ATGCGCGACGTTACGATTCAAGATGTTGCTCGAGCCGCAAAGGTCGGTTTGGGCACTGCGTCTCGCGCGCTTTCCGGAAATGGTTCGGTATCTTCTGAGACTCGGCAGCGAGTCCTTGAAGCTGCTTCGAGCCTCAATTACCGCCCCAACCGCAACGCAGCTTCTCTTCGCTCAAAGACCACGGGTACCGTTGCTCTTCTCGTCCCCGATATTCGCAATCCATTCTTCACAGAACTGACGTATTGGTTTGAGACTGCGATGCGCGCGAAAGGCTCGACCGTCCTTATTGGTAGCGCAGGTGAAGATCACGCGCAAGAAAATGACTTCCTCGCTCAAATCATGGCGCAGCGTGTGGATGGAATTGTTATTTCTCCGCAGAGTGAAGACGATACCGTTATTCGGCAAGTGATCGAGGCCGATATTCCTCTTGTCCTTATCGACCGTCCCCTCAAACAGCTTTCGGTTCCCGTGATTTCCTCGCGTCCGGAACCCGGAATGACGGAGGCGGTGCAGAGCCTCGCCGCGCACGGCCATACGTGCATCGGTTACCTCGGAGGGCCCCAATCACTACCAATTGCGCGCGACCGTTACGCAGCATTTTTGGAGGCCCTTAACGAGCACGGCCTTCCAGGCACCACGCACTTCGTTGAGTGGGGAAGCTTTAGCCGAGATGCCGGGAAAATAGGAACACAAGCGCTCCTAAAGCGCGGAGTAACCGCGATTCTCGCAGCTAACGGGCAGCTCGGAACCGGAGCCCTTGAGCACTGCGCCTCAAGCAACCAAGCAATCGGCTCCGATCTCTCGCTTATCGTTTTCGACGATTACGAGTACTTCCGTTTCATTTCCCCGTCCATATCTGTCATTGCGCAAGATATCGAAGGAATGGGACGAATCGCCGCCGATGCACTCGTTGATTGCATCGCGGGAAAAACAGCGCCGGATACCTATCTCCCGACGGTGTTCATCAAACGCGATTCACTGTGTTACACCCCTCCAGATGTGAAAGAAAACCGAAAGGGGGACTCACCTCATTAA
- a CDS encoding MFS transporter — translation MTSTNKTDAPQSAAQSVEREDKYRGLALAGLMFTLIVAVLSYQLNASMVTPALPAIGRDFVIDESTVSLVSSLFFLAGAVAGIILTRWSDFVGRKRMLIYVLIILFIGTLVCVFAPSFPIFMVGRVIQGVSGAVFQLTYMILSESVSAKTFGTMMGIITAVNGGVGGLDGWFGGLLTNAFGFRSIFIVIAALVLIAIILTGRGISQHANDAATGKMDWWGGATLSLGLIFLTYYVNYGGSDGWFAPISLGFLAGTVICFIGFYFVERKVDSPLFAIEHLASRHCWPLIATTLLSLSSVFAVINFTVAMFSQNPEVGFGLDAGKAALLFLTPPAMIGLAAAPLSGWLASKIGWLQVLRGGLLISILSIGGIWLCLDNQWAVFAFIAVLGISYNGMILTTINGLGVLLAPPEAPGSLPGLNGAAFGVGASLGIGLVAPFIGTFAGYRTALIVSLGIAVLALVTACILKPREGQKI, via the coding sequence ATGACATCAACAAATAAAACGGACGCGCCACAGTCGGCAGCGCAATCCGTCGAACGTGAAGACAAATATCGGGGCCTCGCCCTCGCGGGCCTCATGTTTACCCTGATCGTCGCAGTGCTGTCTTATCAGCTCAATGCGAGCATGGTGACACCAGCGCTGCCCGCCATCGGACGCGACTTCGTGATCGATGAATCCACGGTTTCGCTCGTTTCGAGTCTCTTCTTCTTGGCTGGCGCCGTCGCCGGAATTATCTTGACCCGTTGGAGTGACTTCGTCGGGCGCAAGAGGATGCTCATTTACGTCCTCATTATTTTGTTCATCGGAACACTCGTTTGCGTCTTCGCTCCGTCATTCCCCATTTTCATGGTGGGGCGCGTTATCCAGGGCGTTTCCGGCGCCGTATTCCAGTTGACCTACATGATTCTGAGCGAATCGGTTTCTGCAAAGACCTTCGGCACCATGATGGGTATCATCACGGCTGTCAACGGCGGCGTTGGCGGCCTCGACGGCTGGTTCGGTGGTCTCCTGACCAACGCTTTCGGATTCCGCTCCATTTTCATCGTGATCGCAGCACTCGTCCTCATTGCCATCATCCTCACGGGACGCGGCATTTCCCAGCACGCGAATGATGCGGCCACGGGAAAGATGGATTGGTGGGGTGGCGCAACCCTATCCCTCGGACTCATTTTCCTGACCTACTACGTGAACTACGGCGGTTCCGACGGGTGGTTCGCACCGATTAGCCTCGGCTTCCTCGCAGGAACGGTCATCTGCTTCATCGGTTTCTACTTCGTTGAGCGCAAGGTCGATTCTCCTCTCTTCGCCATTGAGCATCTTGCTTCACGTCACTGCTGGCCGCTCATTGCCACGACACTGCTGTCCCTGTCCTCCGTTTTCGCGGTTATCAACTTCACCGTTGCCATGTTCAGCCAGAACCCCGAAGTTGGCTTCGGCCTCGATGCCGGTAAGGCCGCGCTGCTCTTCCTCACGCCGCCGGCGATGATTGGTCTCGCTGCAGCTCCCCTGTCGGGTTGGCTCGCGAGCAAGATTGGCTGGCTGCAGGTCCTGCGCGGCGGTTTGCTCATCTCCATTCTTTCCATCGGAGGGATCTGGCTCTGCCTTGATAACCAATGGGCGGTCTTTGCGTTCATCGCGGTTCTGGGCATCAGCTACAACGGCATGATCCTCACAACGATCAACGGCCTGGGTGTTCTACTGGCCCCGCCGGAAGCTCCCGGATCCCTGCCCGGACTCAACGGCGCAGCATTCGGCGTGGGCGCCAGCCTCGGTATCGGTCTCGTGGCTCCGTTTATCGGAACTTTCGCGGGTTACCGTACAGCGCTCATCGTTTCCCTCGGAATTGCCGTTCTCGCCCTCGTAACCGCGTGCATCCTCAAGCCGCGCGAGGGCCAGAAGATTTAG
- a CDS encoding nucleoside hydrolase, translating to MTSTIRPLYFDCDTGIDDSMALVYLAKAPEISLVGVGTVSGNTNCEQAAENTLSILEAMGRTDVPVAVGSHDFLTSKYTWVPTHIHGDNGIGNVELPTAQRRPETESASDMLLRLSHEYAGELEVVAVGPSTNLALALQKDPELATRVKRVVLMGGAAREVGNASVVAEANVFNDPEAAQTVMAAPWEQVWVPLDVTLANILEEEHRARLLASPKREAQIIGEALDVYFNFYLPEYGRRCSALHDPLAAAVAVGAIKPTIWPVVEAEVDITDGPGRGQSLFDLRLKPRNGWQDTPGGHIRVVLEVEKSFPDHLTERLSA from the coding sequence ATGACATCCACAATACGCCCGCTGTATTTTGATTGCGACACTGGCATCGACGATTCGATGGCTCTGGTGTACCTGGCAAAAGCACCTGAGATTTCTCTTGTCGGCGTAGGCACGGTTTCAGGCAATACAAATTGCGAGCAAGCCGCCGAAAATACCCTGAGCATTCTCGAGGCGATGGGCCGCACCGATGTCCCGGTTGCCGTGGGCTCTCACGATTTCCTCACGTCAAAGTACACCTGGGTCCCCACCCACATTCACGGGGATAACGGAATCGGAAATGTTGAGCTGCCCACCGCGCAGCGGCGCCCTGAAACAGAAAGCGCATCGGATATGTTGCTCCGGCTGTCACACGAATATGCCGGTGAGCTAGAAGTCGTCGCGGTAGGTCCCTCGACCAATCTTGCCCTCGCGCTTCAGAAGGATCCGGAGCTAGCTACCCGAGTCAAGCGCGTGGTCTTGATGGGCGGTGCCGCTCGCGAAGTTGGCAACGCCTCCGTTGTTGCGGAGGCCAATGTTTTCAACGATCCGGAAGCAGCCCAGACTGTTATGGCCGCTCCCTGGGAGCAGGTGTGGGTGCCCCTTGATGTCACTCTCGCCAATATTCTCGAAGAGGAACATCGTGCCCGTCTCCTTGCTTCACCTAAACGCGAAGCTCAAATTATCGGAGAAGCCCTCGACGTTTACTTCAACTTCTACCTTCCGGAATACGGCCGCCGCTGCTCGGCTCTGCACGATCCACTCGCGGCCGCTGTCGCAGTTGGGGCAATCAAGCCAACCATCTGGCCGGTGGTGGAGGCCGAGGTGGATATCACCGATGGCCCCGGGCGCGGGCAATCGCTTTTCGATCTGCGCTTGAAGCCCCGCAATGGCTGGCAGGATACTCCCGGTGGCCACATCCGTGTGGTTCTGGAAGTGGAGAAGTCATTCCCCGATCATCTGACGGAGCGCCTCAGCGCTTAA
- the fucO gene encoding lactaldehyde reductase: MVNRMILNQTSYFGRGALDQLVPELHRRGFKKVLIITDKGVRQAGTVDLVTKRLDEADFAYEIFDDVVPNPPVENVKAGVQALKESGADVLIGLGGGSPQDTAKAIGIIGANPEFSDVLSLEGVADTKNPSVPIIGIPTTAGTASETTINYVITDTEKHRKFVCVDEHDIPVLAIVDPDLMDGMPRSLKVATGLDALTHAIEGYITPGAWELSDAVHLKAIQMIAKNLRKAADGDTDAVEQMGYASYIAGMGYSNVGLGLVHGMAHPLGGRYDAPHGVANGILLPAVMKFNAEYTGEKYRDIAHAFGMKDSYDVALEEARTYAVDAVKQLVEDLGNPTTISAVGVDESGLDALAEDAFNDVCTPGNPRKATKEEIRALYASLL, encoded by the coding sequence ATGGTTAATCGCATGATCCTCAACCAAACCTCGTACTTCGGGCGCGGTGCGCTCGACCAGCTGGTCCCCGAGCTGCATCGCCGCGGCTTCAAGAAAGTTCTCATCATCACCGACAAGGGCGTGCGCCAGGCCGGGACCGTGGACCTAGTGACGAAGCGTTTGGATGAGGCCGATTTTGCTTACGAGATTTTCGACGACGTCGTTCCGAACCCGCCCGTCGAAAATGTGAAGGCCGGCGTGCAGGCGCTCAAGGAGTCCGGCGCGGATGTGCTCATCGGCCTGGGCGGCGGGTCCCCGCAGGACACCGCGAAGGCCATCGGCATTATCGGTGCGAATCCCGAATTTTCCGACGTGCTGTCCCTCGAGGGCGTGGCGGACACCAAGAACCCCTCCGTGCCGATTATCGGTATCCCCACCACCGCCGGTACCGCTTCGGAAACCACCATTAACTACGTGATTACCGATACGGAGAAGCACCGCAAGTTTGTGTGCGTGGACGAACACGATATTCCGGTGCTCGCCATTGTGGATCCGGATCTCATGGACGGCATGCCGCGTTCCCTCAAGGTGGCGACCGGGCTCGATGCCCTCACCCACGCCATCGAGGGTTACATCACCCCGGGCGCCTGGGAGCTTTCGGACGCGGTTCACCTCAAGGCGATCCAGATGATCGCGAAGAACCTGCGCAAGGCTGCCGATGGTGATACCGACGCCGTGGAGCAGATGGGTTACGCCTCCTACATCGCGGGCATGGGCTACTCCAATGTGGGCCTGGGCCTGGTGCACGGCATGGCGCACCCGCTCGGTGGGCGTTACGACGCGCCGCACGGCGTGGCCAACGGTATCCTGCTGCCGGCCGTTATGAAGTTCAACGCCGAGTACACCGGTGAAAAGTACCGCGATATTGCGCATGCCTTCGGCATGAAGGATTCGTACGACGTCGCGCTAGAAGAAGCGCGTACTTACGCGGTGGACGCGGTCAAGCAGCTGGTTGAGGACCTGGGTAACCCCACCACGATCTCCGCGGTGGGCGTGGACGAATCCGGCCTCGACGCCCTGGCCGAGGACGCCTTCAACGACGTGTGCACCCCGGGCAACCCCCGCAAGGCCACCAAGGAAGAAATCCGCGCGCTCTACGCTTCGCTGCTCTAA
- the rhmD gene encoding L-rhamnonate dehydratase: MSLPTIKHVRAFFMGGATAKNKGQGGGDYHDQGGGHWIDDHIATPMSKYKEYEQSRQSFGINVLGTLVVEVEASDGTTGFAISTAGEIGCFIVENHLSRFIEGKRVDDIKLIHDQMINSTHYYSGGGGVVMNTISCVDLALWDLFGKVLGQPVYSLLGGAVRDEIKFYATGSRPDLAKEMGFIGGKMPTQWGPHDGDAGIRREVERIKDMREKVGPDFWLMWDCWMSQDVNYAVKLAHACAPYNLKWIEESFPAAQYDNYAELKRQVPAGVMVSTGEHHGNLAAFRTLSETGIDIMQPDVGWCGGITTLLEIAAIAKSRGQLVVPHGSSVYSHHAVITFTNTPFSEFLMTSPKADTIRPQFDPILLGEPVPENGRISKETLTKPGFGVELNRDIALERPYTH, translated from the coding sequence ATGTCATTGCCAACTATCAAGCACGTGCGCGCCTTCTTCATGGGCGGCGCCACCGCCAAGAACAAGGGCCAGGGCGGCGGCGACTATCACGACCAGGGCGGCGGGCACTGGATCGATGACCATATCGCCACTCCGATGTCCAAGTACAAGGAATACGAACAATCCCGCCAGTCCTTCGGGATCAATGTGCTGGGCACCCTGGTGGTGGAAGTGGAGGCCAGCGATGGCACCACCGGCTTCGCGATCTCCACGGCCGGCGAAATCGGCTGCTTCATCGTGGAAAACCACCTCAGCCGCTTTATCGAAGGCAAGCGGGTGGATGATATCAAGCTCATCCACGATCAGATGATCAACTCCACCCACTACTACTCCGGTGGCGGCGGCGTAGTTATGAATACCATTTCCTGCGTGGACCTGGCCCTGTGGGATCTATTCGGGAAGGTGCTCGGCCAGCCGGTGTACTCGCTGCTGGGCGGGGCGGTCCGCGATGAAATCAAGTTCTACGCCACCGGTTCACGCCCGGACCTGGCCAAGGAGATGGGCTTCATCGGCGGGAAGATGCCCACCCAGTGGGGCCCGCACGACGGTGATGCCGGCATCCGCCGGGAAGTGGAGCGCATTAAGGATATGCGCGAGAAGGTGGGCCCGGACTTCTGGCTCATGTGGGATTGCTGGATGAGCCAGGATGTCAATTACGCCGTCAAGCTCGCCCACGCCTGCGCTCCCTATAACCTCAAGTGGATCGAGGAATCCTTCCCGGCCGCCCAATACGATAATTACGCCGAGCTCAAGCGCCAGGTCCCGGCCGGCGTGATGGTCTCCACCGGCGAACACCACGGTAACCTCGCCGCTTTCCGCACTCTCTCCGAAACCGGCATCGATATTATGCAGCCGGACGTCGGCTGGTGCGGCGGCATTACCACCCTCCTCGAAATCGCGGCCATCGCGAAGTCGCGCGGCCAGCTGGTGGTCCCGCACGGCTCCTCCGTGTACTCGCACCACGCCGTTATTACCTTCACGAATACACCGTTCAGCGAGTTCCTCATGACCAGCCCGAAGGCGGATACCATCCGCCCGCAATTCGACCCGATCCTCCTGGGCGAGCCGGTCCCCGAAAATGGCCGCATCTCCAAGGAAACCCTGACGAAGCCCGGCTTCGGCGTCGAACTCAATCGCGATATCGCGCTGGAACGCCCCTATACGCACTAG